From Camelus dromedarius isolate mCamDro1 chromosome 2, mCamDro1.pat, whole genome shotgun sequence, one genomic window encodes:
- the ZDHHC19 gene encoding LOW QUALITY PROTEIN: palmitoyltransferase ZDHHC19 (The sequence of the model RefSeq protein was modified relative to this genomic sequence to represent the inferred CDS: deleted 2 bases in 1 codon), with the protein MPLLKDATPHMKESHPLPQALLPWILPSLFAAFNVVLLVVLSGLFFAFPCRWLAQNGEWAFPVITGFLFVITFFSLVSLNFSDPGILHQGSNEQGPMMVHVVWVNHRAFRLQWCQKCCFHRPPRTYHCPWCNICVEDFDHHCKWVNNCIGHRNFRFFMLLVLSLCLYSGAILVTCLIFLVRTTHLPFSMDKAIAIVVAVPATGFLVPLFLLLLIQAMSVSAAERSYEGKCQHLQGYNPFDHGCASNWYLTICAPLGPKYMAKAVWLQRVEMPDWVPVHNPHISVCPPVLSPNPPWAWVWLPAPTSGSLQTREGSPREW; encoded by the exons ATGCCGCTCTTGAAGGATGCCACACCCCACATGAAGGAGAGCCATCCCCTGCCTCAGGCCCTACTCCCCTGGATCCTCCCAAGCCTGTTTGCTGCCTTCAACGTAGTGCTGCTGGTCGTTTTAAGTGGCCTCTTCTTCGCATTCCC TTGCAGGTGGCTGGCCCAGAACGGGGAATGGGCCTTTCCCGTCATCACAGGCTTCCTCTTTGTCATCACCTTCTTCAGTCTTGTTTCTCTCAACTTCTCAGACCCTGGCATCTTGCATCAAG GCTCCAACGAACAGGGCCCCATGATGGTGCATGTGGTATGGGTGAACCACAGGGCCTTCCGCCTGCAGTGGTGCCAAAAGTGCTGCTTCCACCGCCCTCCCCGGACCTACCACTGCCCCTGGTGCAACATCTGTGTGGAG GACTTTGACCACCACTGCAAGTGGGTCAATAACTGCATCGGTCACCGCAACTTCCGCTTCTTCATGCTGCTCGTCCTGTCCCTATGCCTTTACTCGGGCGCCATTTTAGTCACCTGTCTGATTTTCCTGGTGCGCACGACCCACCTGCCGTTCTCCATGGACAAGGCTATCGC CATCGTGGTGGCTGTACCCGCCACCGGTTTCCTGGTGCCACTCTTCCTGCTCCTGCTGATCCAGGCCATGTCGGTGAGCGCGGCCGAGCGTTCCTACGAAGGCAAG TGCCAACACCTGCAGGGATACAACCCCTTCGACCATGGCTGTGCCAGCAACTGGTATTTAACAATCTGTGCACCGCTAGGACCCAA GTACATGGCCAAAGCTGTCTGGCTGCAGAGAGTGGAGATGCCTGACTGGGTGCCCGTGCACAATCCGCACATCTCCGTGTGCCCTCCTGTGCTCAGTCCT aaccctccctgggcctgggtctgGCTCCCAGCCCCAACCTCTGGGTCTTTACAAACCAGGGAAGGGTCCCCCAGGGAGTGGTGA